From Patescibacteria group bacterium, a single genomic window includes:
- a CDS encoding metallopeptidase, with amino-acid sequence MRWEEAQDVKNDLEELLRYINLPYIKSDRIFVYRTYGSKSRAYARIWCFPKIFQKALNIHSAYVIEVISEKYDKLDSDTKKKVLIHELLHIPKNFSGSLLPHRTRSRNLNTLVKRLFQDYKKNNQL; translated from the coding sequence ATGCGATGGGAAGAAGCTCAAGATGTAAAAAATGACCTTGAAGAATTATTGCGGTACATCAATTTACCGTATATTAAATCGGATAGAATTTTCGTATATAGAACTTACGGATCAAAATCTAGAGCTTATGCACGAATATGGTGTTTTCCCAAAATATTTCAAAAAGCTCTGAATATTCACTCTGCCTATGTCATTGAAGTAATCTCAGAAAAATATGATAAATTAGATAGTGATACCAAGAAAAAAGTACTTATTCATGAACTTCTTCATATTCCTAAAAACTTTTCTGGCTCTCTTCTCCCACACCGTACTCGATCGCGAAATCTCAATACTCTGGTCAAGAGGCTTTTCCAAGACTACAAAAAAAATAATCAATTATAA
- a CDS encoding inositol monophosphatase: MYFSKIAVITSSELKKLELQSAEIIKKAGIKVSESWGKIIDVSYKDKRDLFTKVDLESENFLRTELQAIFPNAGFIVEEGESNKKSEYNWTIDPLDGSKNFAFQLPMFFVQVALLYKENPILGHIYHPLSDQLFSASYGNGVSLNGKQLSSNVSNQRNIQQAIIDIDLGGKDIYSDENCNILTTIFNNVYRVRISGGAFPPYLLTGAIDGYLVLNQKTKLVDQAPRIILFREAGLTTEYIKYGKRHLLVSANEVMFSQIKSLILSTVESD, encoded by the coding sequence ATGTATTTCAGTAAAATTGCCGTGATAACCTCATCTGAACTTAAAAAATTAGAACTGCAGTCTGCTGAAATTATAAAAAAGGCAGGTATAAAAGTTTCTGAATCATGGGGTAAGATAATTGACGTTTCCTACAAAGACAAACGAGATCTATTCACAAAAGTAGATTTAGAATCAGAAAATTTTTTAAGAACTGAGTTGCAAGCTATTTTCCCTAATGCTGGATTTATTGTTGAAGAAGGAGAATCAAATAAAAAATCTGAATACAATTGGACAATTGACCCTCTGGATGGTTCAAAAAATTTTGCGTTTCAACTTCCTATGTTTTTTGTTCAAGTAGCACTTCTCTATAAAGAAAATCCTATTCTTGGACATATTTATCATCCTCTTTCTGATCAACTTTTTTCAGCAAGTTACGGAAATGGTGTATCTTTAAATGGGAAACAATTATCTTCTAACGTTAGTAATCAACGAAATATTCAACAAGCAATTATTGATATTGATCTGGGTGGAAAAGATATATACTCAGATGAGAACTGCAATATCTTAACGACTATTTTTAATAATGTATATAGAGTACGTATTTCTGGTGGTGCATTTCCACCTTATCTTTTAACTGGAGCAATTGACGGATATTTAGTCTTAAATCAAAAAACAAAACTAGTAGATCAAGCTCCTCGAATAATTCTTTTCCGCGAAGCGGGATTGACGACTGAATATATAAAATATGGTAAACGTCATTTGCTTGTAAGTGCGAATGAAGTGATGTTCTCACAGATTAAGTCTCTTATCCTAAGTACTGTAGAGTCTGACTGA
- a CDS encoding phosphoglucomutase: MSQKIFNHLNQALQDKKLNSTSYNEIVKWLTDDEFKEFVPQLVQEIESNNWEQLMDKFYRVLVFGTGGIRGIMDIGTNRINNYMIRWASQAYSQYLLKHKKSKVKKGVALAYDSRHNSEEFAYQTARVLAANGIPVYMFNYYRATPELSFAVRYLGCVGGIVITASHNPPQYNGYKVYDEHGVQVLPDTGRLIEQEFNSITKINKMDFEEAVSCGLVHTIGQEVDQAFANAAKAASIYGGRNVKIVYSPMHGVGSQSVLPVLRELGFKDIVLVKEQMSLDGDFPNVEGQFPNPEFPRVYNQAIELAKKEKADIVLLSDPDADRLGMAVPDNNGTWVPLNGNQGAVIMAYFILDTLKKKGLLPKNPVMIKTSVTTDLFRDIAESFGVEVIGDLLVGFKFIGDRIENLPKDKKFIFAAEESVGYLFGTAYRDKGAETPAVIAAEMAAYCKDNSITPIELLEFIYQKYGYYAERLYYKVIDGFGAFDQMNLAMKRLRKNLPQEIAGRKVVKVLDRLTGEVKDGQTNEVIEKRNWDKGDMLSFFFSDDERTVVHVRPSGTEPKMKYYTAVKGSLKNKTKEQLDKEAEAIEKDIAQKFDEILSTIKVDVFQ, encoded by the coding sequence ATGAGTCAAAAGATTTTCAACCACCTCAATCAAGCTCTTCAAGATAAAAAACTCAATAGCACTTCGTACAATGAAATCGTTAAATGGCTAACTGATGATGAATTTAAAGAATTTGTACCTCAATTAGTTCAAGAAATTGAGAGTAATAATTGGGAGCAACTTATGGATAAATTTTATCGTGTACTTGTATTTGGAACAGGAGGCATTCGGGGAATCATGGATATTGGCACAAATCGTATTAATAACTACATGATTAGATGGGCATCGCAAGCATATTCACAGTATCTGTTAAAACACAAAAAAAGTAAGGTCAAAAAAGGTGTTGCTCTTGCATATGATAGTAGACACAACTCCGAGGAATTTGCTTATCAAACTGCAAGAGTTTTAGCTGCAAACGGTATTCCTGTCTATATGTTTAATTATTATCGAGCTACTCCTGAATTGTCCTTTGCGGTAAGATATTTAGGCTGTGTTGGTGGCATCGTCATTACAGCAAGTCACAATCCCCCACAATACAATGGTTACAAAGTCTATGATGAGCATGGTGTTCAAGTTTTACCTGATACAGGACGACTTATAGAACAAGAATTTAACTCTATTACCAAGATAAATAAAATGGATTTTGAAGAAGCAGTTTCTTGCGGACTTGTGCATACTATTGGTCAAGAGGTAGATCAGGCATTTGCCAACGCGGCAAAAGCTGCTTCTATTTATGGGGGTAGAAATGTAAAAATAGTTTATTCTCCAATGCATGGAGTAGGTTCGCAATCTGTTCTTCCTGTTTTAAGAGAGTTAGGATTTAAGGACATCGTCCTTGTTAAAGAACAAATGAGTTTAGATGGGGACTTTCCTAATGTAGAAGGCCAATTCCCCAATCCTGAATTTCCGAGAGTTTATAATCAAGCAATTGAACTTGCTAAAAAAGAAAAAGCTGACATCGTCCTTCTCTCTGATCCTGATGCTGATAGATTAGGAATGGCAGTTCCTGATAACAATGGTACATGGGTACCTCTTAATGGTAATCAAGGTGCAGTTATAATGGCATATTTTATTCTTGATACACTAAAAAAGAAAGGGCTTTTGCCAAAAAATCCTGTCATGATAAAAACCTCAGTGACGACAGATCTTTTTCGTGATATTGCAGAAAGTTTTGGTGTTGAAGTTATAGGAGATTTGTTAGTAGGATTCAAGTTTATTGGTGATAGAATTGAAAATCTTCCCAAAGACAAAAAATTTATTTTTGCAGCTGAGGAGAGCGTTGGCTATCTTTTCGGAACTGCTTATAGAGATAAAGGAGCCGAGACACCAGCTGTCATAGCAGCTGAGATGGCAGCCTACTGTAAAGACAATTCGATTACTCCCATCGAACTTTTAGAGTTTATTTATCAGAAATACGGTTATTATGCAGAAAGGCTGTATTACAAAGTTATTGATGGATTTGGAGCTTTTGATCAAATGAACCTTGCTATGAAGAGACTACGAAAAAATCTTCCTCAAGAGATTGCTGGAAGAAAAGTTGTCAAAGTACTTGATAGACTGACTGGAGAAGTAAAAGATGGACAAACAAATGAAGTAATTGAAAAACGTAACTGGGATAAAGGAGATATGCTTTCTTTTTTCTTTAGCGATGACGAACGGACAGTTGTTCATGTTAGACCATCTGGAACTGAACCTAAGATGAAGTATTATACTGCTGTTAAAGGAAGTCTTAAGAATAAAACAAAAGAACAGCTTGATAAAGAAGCAGAAGCAATTGAGAAAGATATTGCCCAAAAATTTGATGAGATACTTTCAACTATAAAAGTTGATGTATTTCAGTAA